From Desulfovibrio sp. X2:
GTGGTCGCCCCTCCCGAGGGTCCGAGGCTCGCGGCCGAATACGCCGACCTGGCCGAGGACTACCGCGCGCTGGTGGAGCGCTTCTACAAGACCATCGCCATCAGCGACGCCTACCAGGCCCAGGCCAAGGAGATGGCGGTCGAGCTCGAGCGCATGACGGTCAAGCTGCGCCGCCTGCGCGAGGTCGCCCTGCCGGTCTGCGTGCGCTGCCACAAGGTCCACGCCGGTGACGAGTACTGGCAGCGGCTGGAGACCTTCTTCATCCAGAACCTCGACGTCCTCTTCAGCCAGGGGCTGTGCCCGGACTGCCTGACCGCCACGCGGGACCGCCTGGGCGCGGACGCCTGCGCGCAGGCCGTGATCCCGAGCCGTCCCAGGCGCAAGGCAGCCCCGGACCTGGCCGAGGACAAGGTGACCCGCGAGCTGCGCGAGCTGGCGCAGCGGGCCGAGCGGGAAGAATCGCCCCTGGCCGCGGACATCGCCAAGGCGGCCAAGAGCTGCAACAAGCTGGCGCGCCGCTTCGCCAAGACCATCACCATCAGCGACTCGTTCCAGTCCCAGCTGCAGGAGCTCAACACCCGCCTCGAGCTCATGGCCCGCACGGACCTGCTCACGGGGCTTTCCAACCGCTGGGAGATGGCCTCGCGGCTGGAGGCGGAGCGTTCCCGCGCCGAGCGCCACGGCTGCCCCACGGCCGTGATCGTGGGCGACCTGGACCATTTCAAGACGGTCAACGACACCTTCGGCCACCTGGCCGGGGACAAGGTGCTGAAGGCCGTGGCCGAGACGCTGCGCAAGAGCCTGCGCCGCGAGGACCACTGCGGCCGCTGGGGGGGCGAGGAGTTCCTGATCCTCCTGCCCGAGACCACCCTGGCCCAGGCCAGCCAGGTGGCGGAAAAGCTTCGCGAGGTGGTGCGCTCCTTGCGTGTCGAATTCGAGGGCCGCGCCATCACGGTGACCATGAGCTTCGGCGTGGGCGAGTTCACGCCCGGCATGGGCCTGGACGACGGCCTCAAGATGGTCGACGACGCCCTCTACGCCGCCAAGGCCGGCGGCCGCAACCAGGTGGTCATCACGCAGGATCGTCCCCCGGAGGGCTGATCCCCGCACCATGGACGACGGCCGCCCTCAAAGGCCGTCGAGAGGCCTTCGAGGACGACCGGCCGCGGGTTGAGGATGCCCGCTTCCACGCCCCTCGGACGATTTTTTCCCGCCGTGTTCCGCCACCCGTACAGTCACCCGTACAGTCACCCGTACAGTCACCCGTACAGTCACGGATACGCGCGGCCCCGGCCGAGCCGGGAGCCGCGCGCGCGTCGGCCGCCCTCCCGGTTCGACGCCGGGAGGGCCTTCTCCGCTTCCCTCAGCTGAGAAGCCGGGGGAGGATGGTGATGATGTCCGGCACCAGGGTCAGGACGAGGAGGCTTGCCAGCAGGGCGAAGAGGTAGGGCATGGCGGCCCTGACGACCTTTTCCAGGGGCACCTTGGTGATGGCGCTGGCCACGAACAGGTCCAGGCCCACCGGCGGGGTGATGCAGCCGATGGCCAGGTTGCAGACCATGAGCACGCCGAAGAAGAGCGGGTCGATGCCCAGGTGCGTGGCCACGGGCAGGAAGATGGGGGTCAGGATGACCACCGCGGCCGAGGCGTTCACCATGGTCCCGACGATCAGCAGCAGGACGTTCATGGCCAGCAGGAACATGACCGGCGAGGTGGTCAGGCTGGCCACGAAGGCGCCGACGTGGTGGGGGATCTGCAGGTTGGTGAGCAGCCAGCCGAAGGTGTTGGCCGCCCCCACCAGGAACATGATGATGGTCGTGCCGATGACCGCCTGGTAGATGATCTGGGGGAAGTCCCTGAGCTTCAGCTCCTTGTAGATGAACATGCCGACGAAGATGCCGTACACGGCGGCCACGGCCGCGGCCTCGGTGGGCGTGAACACGCCGCCGTAGATGCCGCCGATGATGATCACCGGGGTCAGGAGCGCGAAGAAGGAGTCCTTGAAGCTCTTCCCCACGTTGGCGAGGGAGAAGGTGCCTTCGGGCTTCAGCCCCTTCTTCTTGGCCAGCCACCAGCTGACCAGCATCATGGACAGCCCCATGAAGATGCCGGGCAGCACTCCGCCCACGAAGAGATCGCCGACCGAGGTGTTGGCGATGACGCCGTAGACGACCAGGGTGATGGAGGGCGGGATGACGATGCCCACGGTGCCGCCGGAGGCGACGATGCCCGTGGCCCAGGCGCGGCTGTAGCCCTTCTTCTCCATCTCGTCGACCATGGTCGAGCCGATGGCGGCCGTGGTTGCGGCCGAGGAGCCGGAGATCGCGGCGAAGAACATGCCCGACACGGCCACTGCCTGGGCCAGGCCGCCGGTGAAGGAGCCGACCAGGGACTGGGCGAAGTTGACCAGCCGCGCGGTCACGCCCCCGGCCGACATGAAGGCCCCGGCCAGCATGAAGAAGGGCACGGCCATGAACGAGAAGGAGTCGATGCCCGCGTACATCGTCTGCGGGACCATGACCAGCGGCATGTGCATGAAGCCATACAGCACCACGGCCGAGGCCAGGCACAGGGAGAAGGCCACGGGCACGCCGACGGCGGTCAGCCCCAGAAAGGTGAGGAGCAGGACGTAATCCATGCTATCCCTCCTGCCCGGCGCCGCGGCCGGAAAGCGTCTTCACGATGCGCACGCTGTCGCGCAAGAGGTACAGGAGCATGAGCACCGAGCTCAGCGGGATCACGACGTAGACCCAGCTCATGGGCAGATTCAGCCCCGGGGAGAGCTGGAAGGTCATGATCGAGGTCATCTTCCAGCCCTGCCGCAGCAGCAGGCCGATGAACGCGTAACCGGAGACGTTGACCACGATCTCCATGGCGTGGCCCAGGGGCCTGCCCTTGAACTTGCCGGGGAGCATCTGCACGGCGAGGTGCCCGCCCTCCCCCATGATCAGGGCCGAGCCGAGAAAGACCACCCACACGAACAGAAAGCGCGCCAGCTCTTCCGACCAGTCCGGGGTGTAGTTGAACAGGTAGCGGGTCACGACCTGGGCGAAGATGATCACGAGCATGACGCTCATGGCGCCGACGGAAAACCAGTACAGAACCGTGCGCACGCCCTTGAGGAGCTTGTCCATGGGATCCTCCGGATTGCAGACGGCCGCGCCCCGGCCGGAAGCTCCGGCCAGGGCGCGGCTGCGCGGGCTAGTTGCCGGCCAAGGCCTCGACCTTGTCGATGTTGTCCTGGCCGACCGTCTTGGCGAACTCCTTCCAGACGGGCAGGGTCGCCGTCTTGAAGAGCTCGCGGTCGACCGTGATGACCTGCATCTTGCCGGTGGCCTTGATCTTGTCCCAGTAGTCCTGGTCCTCCTTGGCCGAGAGCTTGCGCTGCCAGGCGATGGCCTCGACCGCGGACTCCTGGATGACGGTCTTCTGCTTGTCGCTCAGCCGCTCCCAGGTGGCCATGGAGATGAGCATGGGCTCGGCGGAATAGGCGTGGGCGGTCAGGGAGGCGTACTTCTGCACCTCGTAGAAATGCTTGGTGTAGATGTGGGCGCTGGGATTCTCCTGTCCGTCCACGGTGCCCTGCTGCAGGGCGGAGTACAGCTCGCTGAAGGCCATGGGGGTGGGCGACGCGCCCAGGGCCTTCATGGTGGCGATGTAGATCTTGTTGGGCATGACGCGGATCTTCAGGCCCGCCATGTCGGCCGGGGTCTTGATCGGGCGGACGTTGTTCGTGAGATGGCGGATGCCGTTCTCCATGAACCCGAGGAGCTTGATGCCGTGCGGCTCGAGCTCCTTGCCCAGGTCCATGCCCACGGAATCGAGGGCCCTGTAGGCATGGTCGCGGTTCTTGAAGAGGAAGGGCAGGTCGAAGAGCGAGATCTTGGGCTGGAACTGGCCGAGGGCGGCGGTGCCGGTCAGGGCCATGTCGATGGTGCCGTAGATGAGCCCTTCGGTCAGCTCCTTCTGGTTGCCGAGCTGGGAGGACGGAAAGATCTGGATTTCGAGATCGCCGCCGGACTTCTCGGCGACCAGCTTGGCGAAATAGTCGGCGCCCTGGGCATAGGGGTGGCTGGGCTCCGCTATGTGCCCGAGCTTGAGCACGGTCTTGGCGAATACGGGGGCGGCCACGGCAATGGCGAGCATGGCGACGACACACACGAAAAGACGTTTCATGACTCTTCCTCCAGCAGGCTTCGGTTACTCCGGACATGGTCCCCGGGTTTCGTGGCCGGAGGATAGGAGCGGTCGGCGGAAAAAACCGTTTTTGCGCGTAAAAAGAGAAATCCCCATTCTGGGGATTGCGGTCATAAAGTTCGCGGAGGATGTCGCCGCGGCCGCGAGGGCGCGATTTCGAAGGGCGCGCGGATGGCCGCCGGGATCCGGTCCTCGGGATCCGGTCCTCGGGATCCGGCCCGGCGGCGCAGAGGCGTCGGACCTCGCCCGCGCGAGGCCGTGCGCTGGAAGACGAGGCTAGGCTCGGAAGTAGCGGCGCTCGGGCCTCCCCACGTTGCCGTATACCAGGTCGGCGTACAGGCTGCCGTCGGAGATGAGGAACTCGAGGTAGCGCCGGGCCGTGGAGCGGCTGACGCCGATGAGCACGGCCACCTCGTCCGCGCTGCGGCCCACTGGCCCGCTGTCCGCGGAGAACACGCCGCGCACCTTGCCCAGCGTCAGGGTGTCGATGCCCTTGGGAAGCGATCCGCTGCCGACGAGGGGGCGTGTGGCCGCCGGATGCAGGAGGGAATCCACGTCGTGCTGCTGGATGGCGCTGCCGTCGCGCAGGCGCCGGCGATAGGCGTGGAACTTGTGCAGGCAGTCGTGGAAACGCTCGGCCGTGACGGGCTTGATCAGGTAGTCGAACACGCCGCCGCGCAGGGCTTCCTTGAGGGGCTCCATCTCGCGCGCCGCCGTGATGAGGATGACGTCTATCTCCAGCCCCTCGAGGCGCAGCTCGCGCAGGAAGTCCATGCCCGAGCCCTCGGGGAAGTAGAGGTCCAGGAGGACGAGATGGGGCTTGAGCGCGCGGGCCATGTCCCGGGCGTCCTCCAGGCTGTGGGCGATGCCCAGGACCTCGCAGCCCGGCACGCGGGCGGTGAAGCGGCGATGCAGCTCGGCGATGCGCTCGTCGTCCTCGACAATGAGCACCCGTGTGGTCATCGGCTCTCCTTGGGAATGATCACGGTGAACAGGGCCCCGCCGAGACGGCTGCGGTCGACCATGATCTGGCCGCCGAGCTCGTCCAGGCGCTGGCGGACGAGGTACAGCCCCACCCCGCGGCGGCGCTGGCCCTTGGAGGAGACGCCCTTCTCGAAGATCCGCTCCATCTGGTCGTCGGGAATGCCGGGGCCGGAGTCCTCGATCTCGAACACGATGTCGTTGCCGAGGTCCGTGAAGGCCATGTCGACCCGGCGGGCGTCTTCGGGCTGCCCGAGGACCGCCTCGAAGGCGTTGTCGAGCAGGTTGCCGATGACGGTCACGATCTTTTCCTGGCTGATGTGCGGCGGCACGTCGGTCAGGGTCCCGTCGCGGTCGATGGACAGCTTCACGCGCAACTCCTTGGCGCGATTGTACTTGCCGAGGATGATGGCCGCAATGACCGGATGCGGGATGGCCTCGCCGAGGAAGCGGATGAAGTCCTCGTAGCCCGTGGACTCGGTGACCACGAGGTCCAGGGCCTCCTGGTAGGCCTCGATCTGGATCAGCCCGGCGATGGTGTGCAGCTTGTTGGAGAACTCGTGGGTCTGCACCCGCAGGAGCTCCGAGTATTCCTGGACCCGCGACAGCTCCGCGGCCAGGCGGTCGAGTTCGTCCTTGCGCCGGAAGCTGGCCACCACGCCGTGCACGGCCTGGTCCTTGGACACGGGCATGATGTTGAAGATCAGCTCCTGTCCGGCCACGGTGCGCTCCTGGTCGATCTCCGCCAGCCCGGTCTGCAGGGCCTTGCGCAGACCGGCCCCGGGAAGGATGGTCTCCACTGTCCTGCCCGCGTACCTCTCCTCCAGGTTCAACCCCAGATAGCGGCGCGCGGCCTGGTTGACGATGCGGACGCGGCCCTGCGTGTCGATGGCGATGACGCCCTCGCGGATGGTGCGCAGCACGGCCACGCGCTCCAGGTAGAGGCTCGTGATCTCGGACGGCTCCAGGCCCAGGGTCAGCTTCTTGAGGCGGCCGGCAATGAACACGGCGCTCAGGATGCCGAGCAGGCTCATGCCGATGATGTACAGCAGGGGTTTTTGCAGGTGGGCGGAGATGGACTGGTGCACGTTCCTGAGCATGTAGCCCACGGACACGAAGCCGATGACGGAGCCGTCGGCGCCGAAGACGGGGGCCATGCCGCGCAGGGACCGGCCCAGGGTGCCCACGGCCTCGGAGACGTACGACCTGCCCTCGTTCAGGACCGGTCCGGTGTCTCCACCGACGAACTTCTTGCCGATGCGCTGCGGCAGGGGGTGCGAATAGCGGATCTGGGACTTGTCGCAGACGACGATGAAGGCCGCGCCGGTCTCGGTGCGCAGGGATTCGGCGAGCTTCTGGATCAGACCGTGGGGATCGCGGGCGGCGAGGGCCACGCGGATGGTCGGCATCTGGGCGACCGTCCTGGCCGTCTGCAGGGCGGTCATGCCGATCTGCTCGCGGAAGATGTTCGCCGCCAGGCCGGAGATGACGTACCAGCTTACGCCGATCTGGATGAGGACCAGGGCGAGCACCATATGAATGAGGTGCGACTGGAGCGTGGTCGGTCGCAGCCAGGATATGATGCGTGATGCTGGGCGCATGAAAATCTCCTCTTCCCGGCACCTTATTGCGGAATAAAAGAGATGTGGCAATCTTCACATTAATCCATTGTCATTACTGACTATATGAATATTTCCGCCACGCGGCGGGCAGGGAGCGCAGGCTGGCCGGGCCGACGCCGGACATGGCCCTGGACGGGCCTATTGGGGACGAGTATAGACAGCCGAAAGGTTCTGCCGGGCAAAGAGGCCGCCCGACACCGGGACAGACCGTGTCCGGGCGCTGCTCGAACGGCTTGCCCCGGCGGCATCTCCCGCATCCCGGCACCATCACTTTCGGGCCGCGTCGGCGGCAGCCGCAAACGGAAGGACGCATGAGGCGAGTGCACAACGCAGCCTCCGAGCTGCTGGACCGCGTGGGCGCGTCGTGCGAAGGCAAGACGGCCTATCTCCACGCAGGCGGAACGCTCTCCTACGGGGAACTGCGCGGCAGGGCCCGGAGGTTCGCGGGCTTTTTCGCCGCGCAGGGAGTCGCGCCGGGGGAGCGGGTGCTCCTGGTGCTGCCCGACTCGCCCGCCTTTCCCGCGGCCTTTCTCGGGGCCATGCTCGCGGGCGCCTGTCCGGTGGCCGTGAACACCTTTCTGAAGCCCGAGGACTACGCCTTCTTCGCGACCGACTCCGGTTCGCGGCTCCTCCTGACGGTCGAGGGCCACGCGGCCGCGGCCGCCGCCTCGGCGGACTGCCCGGCAGTCGTCTGCGACGGAGACGGGCCGCAAGATCTGCAGAACTTCGCGCCCGATTTCGCGCCGCTGCCCGCGGCGGACGACGCGCTCGGCTTCATGCTCTACAGCTCGGGCTCCACCGGGCGGCCCAAGGGCGTGCCCCACCGCCAGGCCGACCTGCTGCGGCCCGCCGCTACCTGGGGCCCGATTCTCGGCCTGGGCCCCGCGGACGTGGTGCTCTCCTCGAGCAAGCTCTTCTTCGCCTACGGGCTCCTCGCGAGCCTCGTCCTGCCCCTGTCCGCGGGCGCCGCAACCGTGCTCTTCCCCGGCAAGCCCGGGCCCTACGACATCTACGACCTCATGGCCGCGCACAGGCCCACGGCCTTCTTCGGCGTGCCCACGCTCTACAACGCCATGATCCGGGCCTTCGAACCGGCCATGAAGGAGAGCGTCACGCCCCTGTGCGTGAGCGCGGGCGAGGCCCTGCCCGCGCTGCTCTTCGAGGAGTGGGAGCGTCTGACCGGCTCCGCCGTCCTCGACGGCATCGGCTCCACCGAGTCCTGCAACGTCTTCATCTGCAACCCCAGGGAAGAGCGCAGGCCGGGCTCGGTCGGACGCGTGGTGCCCGGCTTCGAGGCCCGCCTGGTGGACGACGAGGGGCGCGACGTGCCCGCGGGCGCCAAGGGGCACCTGCTCGTCCGCGGCGAGAGCTTCTGCCGCGGCTACTGGAACAGGCCGGACAAGGACCGCGAGACCATGCTCCCCGACGGCTGGGTGCGCACCGGCGACGTCTTCGAGGAGCGCGACGGCTGGTATTACCACCAGGGCCGCAGCGACGACATGCTCAAGTCCGGCGGGCAGTGGGTCTCGCCCGTGCAGGTGGAGGAGGCGCTTCTGCGCCATCCGGCCGTGGCCGAGTGCGCGGTGGCGGCCTGCCGCGTGGGCGGGCTCGATCTCGTCTGCGCCTTCGTGGTCCCGGCCGGGGACGCGAAGCCGGGCAAGGCCCTGACGCTCGAGTGGCGCGGCCACCTCCTGCGCGCGCTCCCGGAGCACATGTGCCCGGCGCGCTTCGAGTGCGTGGCCGAGCTGCCCAAGACCGCCACGGGCAAGGTGCAGCGCTTCAGGCTGCGCGGGAACTAGAAATCTTTCCACAGACATCAGCCGACAGGAGCCGGACATGGACGTGAGCACGGAAATTCTGCGGGAACTCCTGGTCGAGGCGGGCGTCGACCAGGCCACGGCCGAAGCGGTCGAGCCCTCGGCCCCCCTGCTGCGCCAGGGCGTGGATTCCCTGGACTACCCCGCCTTCACCCTGGCCGTGGAAGGCCGCTTCGGCATCGCCGTCGACGAGCGCGCCTCCTTCTCGCTGCGCACCCTGGACGACTTCGCGGCCTACATCCGCGGGCAGCTGGACGCGGCAGCCGCGCCCGAGGCGGCTCCCGACGCCGAGAAGGCCGCGGCCATAGCGAGCCTGAAGGCCGCGTGGCGCGACGTGGCGCCGGGACTCAAATACCGCATCGGCCTGCTCGAGCCCGGGGACGGCCAGGGCGTGGCCCAGCTCTTCCACACGATCTACGGCGACAGGTATCCCGTGGCCGACTACTACGTGCCCGAGGCCATCGAGCGGCTGAACGCCGAGGGCAGGCTCCTCACGGTCGTGGCCCGGCTCGAATCCGGGGCCATCGCGGGCCAGGGGGCCTACTACCAGAGCTCCCCCCCGAACAAGGCCCTGTTCGAGTACGGCCAGATGCTCATCGCGCCCGAGTACCGGGGCACGCGCATGGCGCTCGAGATCACCCGAGAGCTGGACCGTCTGGCGCACACCATGCCGCAGGCCAAGGGCTTCTTCGGCGAGGCCGTGTGCAACCACCTGACCACCCAGAAGCTCGGCGTGCGGCGGGGCTATTCCGAATGCGGCCTGGAGATCTCCCTGATGCCTGCCGGGGCCTACGAGAACGAGGGCGCCGGGGCGCAGCGCGTGAGCTGCCTGATCTCCACCCTCGTGGTCCGCGACCGGCGAAGGGAGCTGCACCTGCCCGAGCGCTACCGCGCGCCGCTCGAAACCATCCTCTCCGGCTTCAGCCTGGACCGCGAGCTGCGCTTCAGCGACATGGACGCCCCGGCCGCCGCGAAGAGCACCCTGGACAGCCGGGTCTTCGACGACGCGGGCGTGATGC
This genomic window contains:
- a CDS encoding DctP family TRAP transporter solute-binding subunit, which codes for MKRLFVCVVAMLAIAVAAPVFAKTVLKLGHIAEPSHPYAQGADYFAKLVAEKSGGDLEIQIFPSSQLGNQKELTEGLIYGTIDMALTGTAALGQFQPKISLFDLPFLFKNRDHAYRALDSVGMDLGKELEPHGIKLLGFMENGIRHLTNNVRPIKTPADMAGLKIRVMPNKIYIATMKALGASPTPMAFSELYSALQQGTVDGQENPSAHIYTKHFYEVQKYASLTAHAYSAEPMLISMATWERLSDKQKTVIQESAVEAIAWQRKLSAKEDQDYWDKIKATGKMQVITVDRELFKTATLPVWKEFAKTVGQDNIDKVEALAGN
- a CDS encoding TRAP transporter large permease yields the protein MDYVLLLTFLGLTAVGVPVAFSLCLASAVVLYGFMHMPLVMVPQTMYAGIDSFSFMAVPFFMLAGAFMSAGGVTARLVNFAQSLVGSFTGGLAQAVAVSGMFFAAISGSSAATTAAIGSTMVDEMEKKGYSRAWATGIVASGGTVGIVIPPSITLVVYGVIANTSVGDLFVGGVLPGIFMGLSMMLVSWWLAKKKGLKPEGTFSLANVGKSFKDSFFALLTPVIIIGGIYGGVFTPTEAAAVAAVYGIFVGMFIYKELKLRDFPQIIYQAVIGTTIIMFLVGAANTFGWLLTNLQIPHHVGAFVASLTTSPVMFLLAMNVLLLIVGTMVNASAAVVILTPIFLPVATHLGIDPLFFGVLMVCNLAIGCITPPVGLDLFVASAITKVPLEKVVRAAMPYLFALLASLLVLTLVPDIITILPRLLS
- a CDS encoding acyl carrier protein gives rise to the protein MDVSTEILRELLVEAGVDQATAEAVEPSAPLLRQGVDSLDYPAFTLAVEGRFGIAVDERASFSLRTLDDFAAYIRGQLDAAAAPEAAPDAEKAAAIASLKAAWRDVAPGLKYRIGLLEPGDGQGVAQLFHTIYGDRYPVADYYVPEAIERLNAEGRLLTVVARLESGAIAGQGAYYQSSPPNKALFEYGQMLIAPEYRGTRMALEITRELDRLAHTMPQAKGFFGEAVCNHLTTQKLGVRRGYSECGLEISLMPAGAYENEGAGAQRVSCLISTLVVRDRRRELHLPERYRAPLETILSGFSLDRELRFSDMDAPAAAKSTLDSRVFDDAGVMRVQALHVGADFAERAEAIDAEARRHGLALAQVFINAGEPGAVFAAETLRGRGFVLGGLLPLWFGPDGLFMQKFYVEPEFDGILLYADKAKDLLAGIRAEWDEVKAEGLADVRARG
- a CDS encoding TRAP transporter small permease is translated as MDKLLKGVRTVLYWFSVGAMSVMLVIIFAQVVTRYLFNYTPDWSEELARFLFVWVVFLGSALIMGEGGHLAVQMLPGKFKGRPLGHAMEIVVNVSGYAFIGLLLRQGWKMTSIMTFQLSPGLNLPMSWVYVVIPLSSVLMLLYLLRDSVRIVKTLSGRGAGQEG
- a CDS encoding diguanylate cyclase, which gives rise to MTRRRKSSRPESTVLKRVAQIVVAPPEGPRLAAEYADLAEDYRALVERFYKTIAISDAYQAQAKEMAVELERMTVKLRRLREVALPVCVRCHKVHAGDEYWQRLETFFIQNLDVLFSQGLCPDCLTATRDRLGADACAQAVIPSRPRRKAAPDLAEDKVTRELRELAQRAEREESPLAADIAKAAKSCNKLARRFAKTITISDSFQSQLQELNTRLELMARTDLLTGLSNRWEMASRLEAERSRAERHGCPTAVIVGDLDHFKTVNDTFGHLAGDKVLKAVAETLRKSLRREDHCGRWGGEEFLILLPETTLAQASQVAEKLREVVRSLRVEFEGRAITVTMSFGVGEFTPGMGLDDGLKMVDDALYAAKAGGRNQVVITQDRPPEG
- a CDS encoding benzoate-CoA ligase family protein; the protein is MRRVHNAASELLDRVGASCEGKTAYLHAGGTLSYGELRGRARRFAGFFAAQGVAPGERVLLVLPDSPAFPAAFLGAMLAGACPVAVNTFLKPEDYAFFATDSGSRLLLTVEGHAAAAAASADCPAVVCDGDGPQDLQNFAPDFAPLPAADDALGFMLYSSGSTGRPKGVPHRQADLLRPAATWGPILGLGPADVVLSSSKLFFAYGLLASLVLPLSAGAATVLFPGKPGPYDIYDLMAAHRPTAFFGVPTLYNAMIRAFEPAMKESVTPLCVSAGEALPALLFEEWERLTGSAVLDGIGSTESCNVFICNPREERRPGSVGRVVPGFEARLVDDEGRDVPAGAKGHLLVRGESFCRGYWNRPDKDRETMLPDGWVRTGDVFEERDGWYYHQGRSDDMLKSGGQWVSPVQVEEALLRHPAVAECAVAACRVGGLDLVCAFVVPAGDAKPGKALTLEWRGHLLRALPEHMCPARFECVAELPKTATGKVQRFRLRGN
- a CDS encoding response regulator, which gives rise to MTTRVLIVEDDERIAELHRRFTARVPGCEVLGIAHSLEDARDMARALKPHLVLLDLYFPEGSGMDFLRELRLEGLEIDVILITAAREMEPLKEALRGGVFDYLIKPVTAERFHDCLHKFHAYRRRLRDGSAIQQHDVDSLLHPAATRPLVGSGSLPKGIDTLTLGKVRGVFSADSGPVGRSADEVAVLIGVSRSTARRYLEFLISDGSLYADLVYGNVGRPERRYFRA
- a CDS encoding sensor histidine kinase, translated to MRPASRIISWLRPTTLQSHLIHMVLALVLIQIGVSWYVISGLAANIFREQIGMTALQTARTVAQMPTIRVALAARDPHGLIQKLAESLRTETGAAFIVVCDKSQIRYSHPLPQRIGKKFVGGDTGPVLNEGRSYVSEAVGTLGRSLRGMAPVFGADGSVIGFVSVGYMLRNVHQSISAHLQKPLLYIIGMSLLGILSAVFIAGRLKKLTLGLEPSEITSLYLERVAVLRTIREGVIAIDTQGRVRIVNQAARRYLGLNLEERYAGRTVETILPGAGLRKALQTGLAEIDQERTVAGQELIFNIMPVSKDQAVHGVVASFRRKDELDRLAAELSRVQEYSELLRVQTHEFSNKLHTIAGLIQIEAYQEALDLVVTESTGYEDFIRFLGEAIPHPVIAAIILGKYNRAKELRVKLSIDRDGTLTDVPPHISQEKIVTVIGNLLDNAFEAVLGQPEDARRVDMAFTDLGNDIVFEIEDSGPGIPDDQMERIFEKGVSSKGQRRRGVGLYLVRQRLDELGGQIMVDRSRLGGALFTVIIPKESR